From the Glycine max cultivar Williams 82 chromosome 11, Glycine_max_v4.0, whole genome shotgun sequence genome, the window ttagaacactttattaaatattaaatgttctttttatattttatatagagTAAATACGGACACttgctttaataatttttatccaTTATTATCCTAAAGACACTGGTTaacttaatttttcatattattaaagCTAGAACACTTTGTTCCTAATTTTCTTCTAAtgatttcttaatttcttaacaTAGTGTAGTAAAAATAGAACAAACAATTCCTCCATATTAGGAGCATCAacaataaagataattatagTCTTCTGAAACATCAATAATAGTTGACACAAGTAATAACGACTTGTATCTTTTAATCAAGTGGTCTAGAATTCAAATCTTAATTAATCcttgaatatgaaataaatcGTATTAGAAAGAGAATATAACTCTTATGTGCACTTAAGGtaaccaaaagaaaataaagcatTCTTTTGAATCAacttttgtcaataaaaaagcACATGCTGTTATGGCATATACCCTTGCCTCTATATTGTGTGCATTCACTGCAAATGGTATCTCTTCATGCATATTCCAGTCATCATGGACACCCCAGTACCTTATTGCATAAATCATGAATATTTATGATGATACTTTCACTCAATTTCCGTAAATAGTAATCTCACATCAACCACATGCAATTGATTAATCAGAAATTTATGCGATGAGTAAAAATGAGAAGTGACATCCTTCATATCTAACCTGCAtgagtaaattaaaaaagaaaaaaaaagtgctaACCATTTCAATTCATCAATATACATCTACAAAAAAATTGCAGCAGGCAAAAATATGATCCCCCCCTCATTGTTACCTATGTCAAACTCAAACCGTCAAAGATGCCAAGAGGGTTGTTACAAGTAAAATCACCCGCAGGAAATTACACATCCTGTGAAATTCTGCGTGAGAGACGCGAATCTCAATAGGAAACCTGCAATGATCCATGGATGGATCAACAGTAGTGATCAAACCTAGACCTCCAAAGTCACAGCTTTCCGCTCTCTGGTCATGCTGCTGATAGTAACTATTAAAAGCATATGATATGTTACTAGGCCAGCTGATGTTAAAGCAAGATCCACCAGGAGACAATGCAGTACAATCAGCATTTGCACAAGCCTCTAAAGCACTGGCAGTTGCATTTGACAAGTCCTTATTGTTGTTCACAACACACCACTTAGAAGACAGATACTCAACATTTTGAGCATTCACGAGgctctttgaaccttggccaAGATCCACATGGTACTTTGCTTGGCCATCGAAAGTGAACAAACCCCAATGCCTTTCAAAGTTTCCAGAAGTAATACTCCTTTGGTCCTCATCAAGAAGGCTCAAAATGTATGTTTCAAGTGGTGGCTTGTGTGGCTTAAGTGGTGTCCCCAAGTTACTATGAAGGTGGTTTATAAGGCCTTTAATGAAGGTTTCTGCAAGGTATGAGCTTGCATTGGCAGCTCCATCTGTTGGCCAACCAATCTTCGCCACGACAATGTCCATATTAGGATATCCCGCTGTTGATAATACCGTAGCCACTGTATCATAGCTCAAGTCAAAGCTGTTTTTGTATGTTTTATGGCTAAGATTATGAGGGCGTGCAGTTTCTTTGAAGAGGGAGAAGTCCAGTGAAATGTTTTTGGTTTGAAGGTGGGTTATGAACGGAGAAATGGTCACAAAGAAAGGTGATCCATGCTTATCAAGAAATGCAAGGAGCTCAATCATGGTTTTGTTGAGGTCAGGCCTGAAATTTACTCCCGAGGACAGGTTAAATCCTGACTCAAAACTGTCAAAGCTGCATGGAACCACAACTTTCACTTTGCTGTccaattttgctttttttagAGCTGCTTGAATGTTCATAGCAGCTCCAATTAGGAAGGGATGAAATTGTTCACCATAGCTTTTAAGAAATGGCTCATCACCAACAGCAACATATCTGCAAGAGTTATATTTAGAACCATATGTAGAAGGAACCATACTAAACagataaataattcattttatatcAACTTGGAGTTCAATtaaaaacagagagagagagattcaaCAGTGCAGTTCTATGGTTCTAGCCATACTGCCAGAGCATACCTCCTAAATGAATTTCTTTAGTAGCTTGTCAAATTCTGTTTGCTGATTAAGTCCTAAGCAAGATAAGAGACAAGATTGTCATTCCAAACATGAATTTCCTAATATACATTGTTCCCTAGAACAAGAATGGGGCTTGCTTTTGAACCATTGCAGTGGTTCGGTTATCAAGTAGGGAGCATTCTATTATGTGATTCTATTCTACATTCTTAAATATTCCCCTGATATTATTGTGACAAAAGGAAGGGAAGATATGCTTGTTCTACAACTACAGGCAAAGAACATAGATAATCGAATATGatcatgaattgcgtttttggtAACAAAGCACAGCCCTTAAAATTGTTTCACGAAATCTTGAAGGACAATTGGAAAGCACAACCCTTAGAAATGTTTCACAAAAGCTTGGAGGACAATGAGTCTTAAGTCAACTTCTGTGGGGGAACTTACAAAATAGTTGAGGTGCATAAATAAGTTTAACTTATGTGAGaacttttcatattattttattgtcttaCAAGTACTTGTTGAGGAGTTTATTAAAACTCACTCATATTATTAAGGCATAAATGGAACTAGATATCTACAGCATCAGCATTCTCAGGGTACAGAACCAACATTTAGACAAGTTTGCAGACTAGCTTTTCATTCTCCTAGCAAGGAATActgagaaaataatgttttacaaAAACTAACTCTTAAAGTTAAAAGAGCAAACTTAAAGAGTGCCCATCCGAGATCAAACAAGAAGCATTTTATGTATGTCACATTGTCACTAACTGCTGAACTGACTTCTGCAAACTTACAAAGCCGTAGCTTGCAACATATCGTAAGTTCTTCACCTGTTATTATTTCCTTATATGGAGTAGCAAGACAGTTCTACTAGAAGTGGCAATATATCTGGAAGTGAAGGGCAAATGTGCAGTGAACCAAGGAAGCTgattaataaagaaaagaaacacaGACTTACACTTAACAAAAAGAATCAAGTTCAACAAATTTGACATCATCCTTATTTCTTCTTGATATATAGTCTCAATGGTCCAAGTACAGATTCTATCATTCtatagttatttattttcatcCCCTTATGGTTATATCATTATATGAAAACCGTGCAGCTTGATACCAATGAGATTGTTCTATAATATAAAAACCAATCTCATGCAGACAC encodes:
- the LOC100777941 gene encoding glucan endo-1,3-beta-glucosidase 9; the protein is MPTTTTTFSCFLFTFLITTSTMASMVGAVGVNWGTMASHPLPPHKVVKLLKSNSINKVKLFDANSDVLQALSGSNIAVTVGVPNTLLRSLNSSKKAADSWVHDNVTRYMPNGGTVTRIEYVAVGDEPFLKSYGEQFHPFLIGAAMNIQAALKKAKLDSKVKVVVPCSFDSFESGFNLSSGVNFRPDLNKTMIELLAFLDKHGSPFFVTISPFITHLQTKNISLDFSLFKETARPHNLSHKTYKNSFDLSYDTVATVLSTAGYPNMDIVVAKIGWPTDGAANASSYLAETFIKGLINHLHSNLGTPLKPHKPPLETYILSLLDEDQRSITSGNFERHWGLFTFDGQAKYHVDLGQGSKSLVNAQNVEYLSSKWCVVNNNKDLSNATASALEACANADCTALSPGGSCFNISWPSNISYAFNSYYQQHDQRAESCDFGGLGLITTVDPSMDHCRFPIEIRVSHAEFHRMCNFLRVILLVTTLLASLTV